The following coding sequences are from one Lusitaniella coriacea LEGE 07157 window:
- a CDS encoding HugZ family pyridoxamine 5'-phosphate oxidase, whose translation MSQIEQVQTEYQQFIEPFQSLILSTANDKGLPNASYAPFIVDEAKNFYIYISGLSTHTRNLSTNPVASVLFIEDEGKSEQIFARRRLTFECTASELPRETQQWEQIVEQFQTRFGQIIEAFRGLPDFRLFQLTPQKGRFVVGFGAAYNIRQDDLNQLVHISGGGHGKKQE comes from the coding sequence ATGAGCCAAATTGAGCAAGTCCAAACCGAGTACCAGCAGTTTATCGAACCGTTTCAAAGTCTAATTCTCAGTACGGCGAACGATAAGGGCTTACCCAATGCTAGCTACGCGCCTTTCATTGTGGATGAAGCGAAGAATTTTTACATCTATATTAGCGGACTCTCAACTCATACCCGGAACCTCTCTACTAATCCCGTGGCTAGCGTTCTATTTATTGAGGATGAGGGGAAAAGCGAACAAATTTTTGCTCGTCGCCGCTTGACTTTTGAGTGTACCGCCAGCGAGCTTCCACGCGAAACGCAACAATGGGAACAGATTGTCGAACAATTTCAAACCCGCTTCGGTCAAATTATCGAAGCTTTTCGTGGTTTGCCCGATTTCCGCCTCTTTCAACTCACGCCCCAAAAAGGTCGCTTTGTCGTCGGTTTTGGCGCAGCGTACAATATTCGCCAGGATGACCTCAATCAACTCGTTCACATCTCCGGCGGCGGACATGGGAAAAAACAGGAATAG
- a CDS encoding M42 family metallopeptidase, translated as MTDRETLFKTIETLVLCHSPSGVEGEIDRVLLHRFPELGCETWQDRAGNIIAKIPGQTSQNAIAITAHKDEIGAIVKAIHPNGRLEIRRLGGSFPWVYGEGVVDILGDRATLSGILSFGSRHVSHESPQKALQENVPLRWENAWVETKCSYKTLVDAGIRPGTRVVVGKHRKRPFRLNNYIASYTLDNKASVAILLALAEQIKTPPIDLYLVASAKEEVGAIGALYFTQNQPLDALIALEICPLSSEYPIKDGEIPVLLSQDGYGIYDEGLNEELHRAAASAGVPIQFAAISGFGSDASIAMKFGHVARAACLGFPTQNTHGYEIAHLDAISNCIKLLANYCQSNV; from the coding sequence GTGACCGATCGCGAAACTCTCTTTAAAACCATTGAAACCCTTGTTCTTTGCCACTCCCCCAGTGGTGTAGAAGGCGAGATCGATCGCGTTTTGTTACATCGCTTCCCGGAATTGGGGTGCGAAACCTGGCAAGATCGCGCCGGAAATATTATTGCCAAAATTCCCGGTCAAACCTCTCAAAATGCCATTGCCATTACCGCACACAAAGACGAAATTGGAGCCATTGTTAAAGCCATTCATCCCAATGGGCGTTTGGAAATTCGTCGATTGGGAGGATCGTTCCCCTGGGTCTACGGAGAAGGCGTTGTCGATATCTTAGGCGATCGCGCGACCCTTTCTGGCATCCTCTCCTTTGGTTCGCGTCACGTCTCCCACGAATCCCCCCAAAAGGCGCTACAAGAAAACGTCCCCCTGCGTTGGGAAAATGCTTGGGTAGAAACCAAATGTTCCTATAAAACCCTCGTGGATGCAGGAATTCGCCCCGGAACGCGAGTCGTTGTCGGCAAACACCGCAAGCGTCCCTTTCGCCTGAATAACTACATCGCCAGCTATACCCTTGACAATAAAGCCTCTGTTGCGATTTTGCTCGCCCTTGCAGAACAGATCAAAACCCCTCCTATTGACCTCTATCTCGTCGCCTCAGCAAAGGAAGAAGTGGGAGCAATTGGCGCGCTATATTTCACGCAAAACCAACCTCTCGATGCCTTAATTGCCCTGGAAATTTGTCCCCTTTCCTCGGAATATCCCATCAAAGACGGAGAAATCCCCGTTTTGCTTTCCCAGGACGGTTATGGCATCTACGACGAAGGCTTAAATGAGGAATTACACCGTGCCGCAGCCAGTGCGGGGGTTCCCATTCAATTTGCCGCCATTAGCGGATTTGGCAGCGATGCATCCATTGCAATGAAATTCGGTCATGTTGCGCGCGCCGCCTGCTTGGGGTTTCCCACCCAAAACACCCACGGCTACGAAATCGCTCATCTCGACGCAATTTCCAACTGCATTAAACTCCTCGCAAACTATTGTCAATCTAATGTTTAG
- a CDS encoding M48 family metallopeptidase — MPTYPGLSSEAFRHPLDYQAEQTLRSVPGFDLVAKGFVEYLYERPQRIYFLGNHMQAGPRQYSTLYGIFRECVRDLDVAIEPTLFISQTPQVNAYSLGHEQPSIVVNTGLIDLLEEVEIRTVLAHELGHIKCDHTILIQMAIWVMGAAEILGELTLGLGSAISSGLIFAFYEWLRKAELSADRAALLVADDLTTVMQTMMKLAGGNHKYAHESSLEEFIRQSENYLELDQEGLNQFYKFLMYNGGRGAFLSHPFPVERLHYLREWSGSEAYRQIRQGNYPSSGAEGAIEVDVMERENEELETLRQEIEELQAEIERIRSQRDS, encoded by the coding sequence ATGCCAACTTATCCCGGACTTTCTAGCGAAGCCTTTCGTCATCCTCTTGATTACCAAGCCGAACAAACACTCCGCAGCGTTCCCGGTTTTGACCTCGTAGCCAAGGGGTTTGTGGAATATCTCTACGAACGTCCCCAACGCATCTACTTTCTTGGCAACCATATGCAAGCGGGTCCTCGACAGTATTCCACGCTCTACGGTATCTTCCGCGAGTGCGTTCGGGATTTGGATGTGGCGATTGAACCCACGCTTTTTATCAGCCAAACACCTCAAGTGAATGCCTACTCTCTCGGTCACGAACAGCCCTCTATTGTCGTTAACACGGGGTTAATCGATTTGCTTGAAGAAGTAGAAATACGAACCGTTCTCGCTCACGAACTCGGACACATCAAGTGCGACCATACAATTTTGATTCAAATGGCAATTTGGGTCATGGGAGCGGCAGAAATTTTGGGAGAACTAACTTTGGGGTTGGGAAGTGCCATTAGTAGCGGTCTGATTTTTGCGTTCTATGAATGGTTGCGTAAGGCAGAACTGTCTGCTGACCGTGCGGCGTTATTAGTTGCCGATGACCTCACAACGGTGATGCAGACGATGATGAAACTTGCGGGTGGCAATCACAAATACGCTCATGAGAGTAGTTTAGAGGAATTTATTCGACAGTCAGAGAATTATCTGGAATTAGACCAAGAGGGATTGAATCAATTCTATAAATTCTTAATGTACAACGGAGGTCGCGGTGCTTTTCTCTCGCACCCTTTTCCGGTGGAACGCTTGCATTATCTTCGGGAATGGTCGGGGTCTGAAGCCTATCGCCAAATCCGCCAGGGCAATTATCCCAGTTCTGGCGCGGAGGGTGCGATTGAGGTGGATGTAATGGAAAGGGAGAATGAAGAGTTGGAAACTCTACGGCAGGAAATCGAGGAACTTCAGGCAGAGATCGAGCGTATTAGATCGCAGCGCGATTCTTGA
- a CDS encoding EVE domain-containing protein, with amino-acid sequence MNYWLFKSEPNDYSIEDLARDGEAIWDGVRNYQARNFLRQMEEGDLAFFYHSNIKPPGIVGLAKVARSGEIDPTQFDPNSKYFDPKATPESPRWQTVAIAFVEKFPHPLELSVLKARFSTDELLLVRRGNRLSVMPVGEKVAEEILEIFRG; translated from the coding sequence ATGAATTATTGGCTCTTTAAGTCGGAACCCAATGATTATAGTATTGAGGATTTAGCGCGGGATGGCGAGGCAATTTGGGATGGCGTGCGCAATTATCAGGCTCGCAATTTTTTGCGCCAGATGGAAGAGGGGGATTTAGCTTTTTTCTACCATTCCAATATCAAACCCCCTGGTATTGTTGGGTTGGCAAAGGTTGCACGGAGTGGCGAAATCGATCCGACGCAGTTCGATCCCAATAGCAAGTATTTCGATCCGAAAGCAACCCCAGAATCTCCTCGTTGGCAAACTGTCGCGATCGCGTTTGTTGAAAAATTCCCCCATCCCCTCGAACTTTCCGTTCTTAAAGCCAGATTTAGTACGGACGAACTGCTTCTCGTGCGCCGGGGAAATCGATTATCGGTAATGCCTGTTGGGGAAAAGGTAGCGGAGGAGATCCTTGAAATCTTTCGAGGTTAG
- a CDS encoding SDR family NAD(P)-dependent oxidoreductase, with amino-acid sequence MNIQGKTALITGASRGIGRAIALELAQQGIERLLLVARDRQRLAEVAQEIESKGVEVVSLAIDLTEPIAINIAIAQAWRDRGPIHILINCAGVAHQNTFLQSKPNQVHEEFSINVLGMYVMTRLVARRMATRGEGTIVNVSSLMGKVAAPTMATYSATKFAILGFTQALRSELAEYNIQVVALLPTLTDTDMARDLKLFRGVMPTTPEKVARALMTGLQQDNSEILVGWQSHLAIWCQRLAPWLLDKVMTSATPKLSTERSL; translated from the coding sequence ATGAATATTCAAGGTAAAACTGCCCTTATTACTGGGGCTTCCCGTGGAATCGGACGCGCGATCGCGCTAGAACTGGCTCAACAAGGCATAGAACGGCTATTATTGGTGGCGCGCGATCGTCAACGCCTCGCAGAAGTCGCTCAAGAAATCGAGTCCAAAGGAGTTGAAGTGGTTTCCCTTGCCATTGACTTAACCGAACCCATTGCAATTAATATCGCAATTGCGCAAGCATGGCGCGATCGCGGTCCCATTCACATTCTCATCAACTGTGCGGGTGTTGCTCACCAGAATACATTCCTACAGTCCAAACCCAACCAAGTTCATGAGGAATTCTCAATTAACGTCCTCGGAATGTACGTGATGACTAGGCTTGTCGCCCGACGCATGGCTACTCGTGGCGAAGGTACGATTGTCAACGTTTCCAGCTTAATGGGGAAAGTCGCCGCTCCAACAATGGCAACCTATTCTGCCACCAAATTCGCTATTCTCGGTTTCACCCAAGCCTTGCGCAGCGAACTCGCAGAATACAACATTCAAGTGGTTGCGCTGCTCCCCACCCTCACAGATACCGATATGGCTCGCGATTTAAAACTCTTTCGCGGGGTTATGCCGACAACTCCCGAAAAAGTTGCCCGCGCCCTAATGACGGGCTTACAACAAGATAACTCAGAAATTCTTGTGGGCTGGCAAAGCCATCTTGCCATCTGGTGTCAGCGCCTTGCTCCTTGGTTGCTCGACAAAGTGATGACATCGGCAACGCCTAAGCTTTCCACTGAGCGTTCCCTCTAA
- a CDS encoding RNA polymerase sigma factor SigF, whose protein sequence is MSTTKIYDLKEKSLQLLQAYQEAPNADLRNQVVRLNLGLVRKEAHHWVNQCRESYDDLIQVGCLGLIRAIERFDLTQGCAFSSFATPYIRGEIQHYLRDKGCPLRIPRRWLAIKQKAASRIREFRARHNRQPTDVEIAQSLKISVEQWQEIQLACQNRQLISLDLPVGEEGSNSASLGDLVPDPQYRSFQLAQEDRIRLQQSLIHLEERTRDVLEFVFLHDLTQKETAEQLGISVVTVSRQVKKGLKALKSLMLTEL, encoded by the coding sequence ATGTCTACCACCAAGATTTACGATTTAAAAGAAAAAAGTTTACAGTTATTACAAGCGTATCAGGAAGCACCCAATGCCGATCTCCGCAATCAGGTTGTTCGACTTAATCTAGGTTTAGTGCGTAAAGAGGCTCACCATTGGGTGAATCAATGTCGTGAAAGTTATGACGATTTAATTCAAGTTGGATGTTTGGGTTTAATTCGCGCGATCGAACGTTTTGATTTAACCCAAGGTTGCGCGTTTAGTTCTTTTGCAACTCCTTATATTCGCGGTGAAATTCAGCATTATTTACGGGATAAAGGATGTCCTTTGCGCATTCCTCGGCGCTGGTTAGCGATTAAACAAAAAGCAGCGAGTCGGATTCGGGAGTTTAGAGCGCGACACAACCGCCAACCCACTGATGTAGAAATCGCTCAATCTCTAAAAATCTCTGTCGAGCAATGGCAGGAAATCCAACTTGCCTGCCAAAATCGCCAACTCATCAGCCTTGATTTACCGGTTGGAGAGGAAGGAAGCAACAGCGCTAGCTTGGGGGATTTAGTTCCCGATCCGCAGTATCGTAGTTTTCAACTGGCTCAAGAGGATCGCATCCGGCTGCAACAATCCCTGATTCATCTTGAAGAGCGCACGAGAGATGTTTTGGAGTTTGTCTTTCTCCACGATTTAACGCAAAAAGAAACTGCCGAGCAGTTGGGGATTAGTGTCGTTACGGTATCCCGTCAAGTTAAGAAAGGGCTGAAAGCCTTGAAAAGTTTGATGCTTACGGAGTTGTAG
- the psbO gene encoding photosystem II manganese-stabilizing polypeptide — MRYRAFIVAFLAVCLGLLTACSEGPAQATNKEQLTYEQILGTGLANVCPQLSETTRGSFPVEAGKTYALSDLCVEPKTFFVKEEPTSKRKEAEFISGKLLTRYTTSLNQVSGTISVGEDGTLTFKEKAGMDFQPITVQLAGGEQVPFLFTMKDLEAKTQSGLNSINASTDFQGEFNVPSYRGSVFLDPKGRGVASGYDNAVALPSLADNSEFVRANVKQTQIRNGEMSLQVTRVNGDTGEIAGVFESIQPSDTDLGADDPEEVKIQGIFYGIVSPEE, encoded by the coding sequence ATGAGGTATCGTGCATTTATTGTTGCCTTCCTCGCTGTATGCCTTGGACTATTAACTGCTTGCAGTGAAGGTCCAGCTCAGGCAACAAACAAAGAACAACTCACTTACGAACAAATTCTAGGAACTGGACTGGCTAATGTTTGTCCGCAGTTATCCGAAACAACTCGCGGGTCATTTCCAGTAGAAGCAGGTAAAACCTATGCTCTCTCAGATTTGTGCGTAGAACCCAAAACGTTTTTTGTTAAGGAAGAGCCTACCAGTAAACGCAAAGAAGCAGAGTTTATATCTGGGAAGCTTTTAACCCGATATACAACCAGTTTAAATCAAGTAAGCGGAACTATCTCAGTGGGCGAAGACGGAACCCTTACCTTTAAAGAAAAAGCAGGAATGGACTTCCAGCCCATTACCGTGCAGTTGGCGGGAGGGGAGCAAGTTCCTTTCCTTTTCACAATGAAGGATTTAGAGGCAAAAACCCAATCCGGTTTGAACTCTATTAACGCCTCCACGGATTTTCAAGGCGAATTTAACGTTCCTTCCTATCGCGGTTCGGTGTTCCTCGATCCAAAAGGTCGTGGCGTTGCCTCCGGCTATGATAATGCCGTTGCACTTCCCTCTCTAGCCGACAATAGCGAGTTCGTTCGCGCTAACGTCAAACAGACACAAATCAGAAATGGTGAAATGTCGCTGCAAGTCACCCGCGTCAATGGCGATACCGGTGAAATTGCTGGTGTTTTTGAAAGCATACAGCCTTCTGATACCGATCTTGGCGCTGACGATCCTGAAGAAGTTAAGATTCAGGGTATTTTCTACGGAATCGTTTCGCCTGAAGAATAA
- a CDS encoding phosphoglucomutase/phosphomannomutase family protein, giving the protein MGVAVNPIKFGTDGWRGVIAADFTFERLTMLATLAARVLADNYRDRAIGQTILVGYDRRFMAEDFAKAAAEAVQAAGFDVKLSESYAPTPAFSWAAKAQQALGALVITASHNPAQYLGLKVKGAFGGSVAPEITQQIEALIPQGQFVAERPGRLESFDPWESYCSGLRDRVNVEPIRDAIASGKLKIFADVMHGAAATGLGRLLGIDIEELNSDRDPLFGGGAPEPLPKYISHLLQVVKNAAESKDADLRVGLVFDGDCDRIAATDGQGNFLSSQILIPILMDHLAQHRGLTGEVVKTVSGSDLIPKLAERYNLSVFQTPIGYKYIGDRMLSTPVLIGGEESGGIGYGHHIPERDALLSALYVLEAVVESGQDLSALYAQLQDKADFHSAYDRIDLPLANMEVRGRLVERLQTQPIREIVGQPVVDCLTLDGYKFRLGDGRWLLIRFSGTEPVLRLYCEAANLERVQETLAWAKNWANSV; this is encoded by the coding sequence ATGGGAGTTGCCGTGAATCCGATTAAATTTGGAACTGATGGTTGGCGCGGTGTCATTGCCGCCGATTTTACGTTTGAGCGCTTGACGATGCTTGCTACCCTAGCGGCTAGGGTGCTGGCGGATAATTACCGCGATCGCGCGATCGGTCAAACGATTCTTGTGGGTTACGATCGTCGGTTTATGGCGGAAGATTTTGCTAAAGCGGCGGCGGAGGCGGTGCAAGCTGCGGGGTTTGATGTCAAACTCTCAGAAAGTTATGCCCCAACTCCTGCTTTTAGTTGGGCGGCGAAGGCGCAGCAGGCGCTAGGCGCATTGGTGATTACGGCGAGTCACAATCCCGCGCAGTATTTGGGATTGAAGGTTAAGGGTGCGTTTGGCGGGTCGGTTGCGCCGGAAATTACCCAGCAAATTGAGGCGTTGATTCCTCAAGGACAGTTCGTGGCAGAACGCCCTGGTCGTTTGGAGTCTTTCGATCCCTGGGAGAGTTATTGCAGTGGATTGCGCGATCGCGTGAATGTCGAACCGATTCGGGACGCGATCGCGTCCGGGAAGCTGAAAATTTTTGCAGATGTGATGCACGGTGCAGCCGCAACGGGTTTAGGTCGATTGTTGGGGATCGATATCGAAGAACTCAATAGCGATCGCGATCCTTTATTTGGTGGCGGCGCGCCAGAACCCTTACCCAAATACATCTCCCACCTGTTGCAAGTCGTAAAAAACGCAGCAGAATCAAAAGATGCCGATCTTCGCGTGGGATTGGTCTTTGATGGGGACTGCGATCGCATCGCGGCAACAGACGGTCAAGGGAATTTTCTCAGTTCGCAAATTCTCATCCCCATTTTGATGGATCACCTCGCCCAGCATCGCGGTTTAACCGGAGAAGTGGTCAAAACCGTAAGCGGTTCGGATTTAATTCCCAAGTTGGCAGAACGCTACAACTTGTCGGTTTTCCAAACGCCCATTGGTTACAAATACATCGGCGATCGAATGCTCTCAACCCCCGTGTTAATCGGTGGGGAAGAATCTGGGGGAATTGGCTACGGACATCACATTCCCGAACGAGATGCCCTTCTTTCAGCGCTCTACGTCCTAGAAGCGGTGGTGGAGTCCGGTCAAGATTTGAGTGCGCTGTATGCCCAACTTCAAGACAAAGCAGATTTCCATTCGGCTTACGATCGCATCGATTTGCCCCTGGCGAATATGGAAGTGCGCGGGCGTTTAGTCGAACGCTTGCAAACCCAACCCATTCGAGAAATCGTCGGTCAGCCAGTGGTAGACTGCCTAACTTTGGATGGCTATAAGTTTCGCTTGGGGGATGGTCGTTGGTTATTGATTCGCTTTAGCGGGACGGAACCCGTTCTGCGCCTCTACTGCGAGGCGGCAAATCTGGAACGGGTGCAAGAAACTCTTGCTTGGGCGAAAAACTGGGCGAATTCTGTTTAA
- the rdgB gene encoding RdgB/HAM1 family non-canonical purine NTP pyrophosphatase has translation MTKTLIVATGNPGKLQEMQAYLQGFDWDLQLKPDELDIEETGDTFLENARLKASQVAKALGQWAIADDSGLAVDALGGAPGIYSARYGKTDTERIERLLGELGDSSQRGAEFVCAIAIARPDGSIALETEGICRGEILKIPRGTSGFGYDPIFFVPQQQMTFAQMSPSLKNRLSHRGKAFEVLLPKLQGLKP, from the coding sequence ATGACCAAAACCTTAATTGTTGCAACGGGGAATCCGGGTAAATTACAGGAAATGCAAGCCTATTTGCAGGGTTTCGATTGGGATTTGCAACTTAAACCCGACGAACTTGATATTGAGGAAACAGGCGATACTTTTCTAGAGAATGCTCGTCTCAAAGCCTCTCAGGTGGCAAAGGCGTTGGGGCAATGGGCGATCGCGGACGATTCTGGATTAGCGGTAGATGCCCTAGGAGGCGCTCCAGGGATTTATTCTGCCCGTTATGGGAAAACAGATACAGAACGCATCGAACGGCTCTTAGGGGAGTTAGGAGACAGTTCTCAACGGGGAGCTGAATTCGTTTGCGCGATCGCGATCGCGCGTCCCGACGGTTCTATCGCCTTGGAAACCGAGGGCATCTGTCGAGGCGAAATCCTGAAAATTCCCAGAGGGACGAGCGGATTTGGGTACGATCCCATCTTTTTCGTTCCCCAACAGCAGATGACCTTTGCCCAAATGTCCCCCAGCCTTAAAAATCGCTTGAGTCATCGCGGCAAAGCTTTCGAGGTCCTATTACCCAAACTGCAAGGACTCAAACCCTAA
- a CDS encoding P-II family nitrogen regulator, with product MKKVEAIIRPFKLDEVKIALVNAGIVGMTVSEVRGFGRQKGQTERYRGSEYTVEFLQKLKIEIVVEDDQVAMVVEKVIAAARTGEIGDGKIFISPVDKIVRIRTGEENLEAV from the coding sequence TTGAAGAAAGTTGAAGCAATTATCCGTCCCTTTAAGCTGGATGAAGTCAAAATCGCGTTGGTCAATGCTGGCATTGTGGGGATGACGGTTTCTGAGGTTCGAGGATTTGGTCGCCAAAAAGGTCAAACCGAACGCTATCGCGGTTCTGAGTATACGGTTGAGTTTCTCCAAAAACTCAAAATTGAAATTGTGGTTGAAGACGATCAAGTGGCGATGGTTGTGGAGAAAGTTATCGCTGCGGCTCGCACTGGGGAGATTGGCGATGGCAAAATCTTTATTAGCCCGGTCGATAAGATCGTTCGCATTCGGACCGGGGAGGAAAATCTAGAGGCGGTCTAA
- the fusA gene encoding elongation factor G, with protein MIPLRRIRNIGISAHIDSGKTTLSERILFYTGKIHKIEEVRGGGDGPKMDYMDLEEEKGITITSATTTCLWKDHQINLIDTPGHVDFTIEVERALRVLDGGIMVLCAVSGVQSQSFTVDRQMKRYRVPRIAFINKMDRVGANPINVINALKDKLNLNPLPLQYPIGVEDRFEGIIDLIEMKAYYFEGKNGEIWRQKPIPQNLQEQAGIEREKLLDRVSLFSDEIMAQMLAEKPVSEQLLWEVIRRATLELTIVPVLMGSAYKNKGVQNLLDAVNRYLPSPLDREVVTATNIDTEQEVKIEANPGASFLGLAFKLTDDAFGQLTYVRIYAGRLEKGDKLLNTRTQKTLRASRLIRLHADERQEIAFAEAGDIIALMGIDCASGDTLCSLDANLSLEGIFLPEPVITLAITPKSQEDAAGMSKALNRFAKEDPTLRVSSDREANEILISGMGELHLEIYLERMKREYNAEVYVGKPAVAYRETITQAASFDFTLKKQTGGPGQYAHVTGRIEPSEEVFVFKNRVVGGAIPKPFISACEKGFQDAIATGVIQGYPIVNVKVTLEGGSAHPIDSSDRAFRFAAKQGFEQAFQKAKPIMLEPIMSVEVETPTEFVGRIQGNLLSRRGMLLGSEVVSDYTAIRAEVPLVEMFGYSTDLRSQSQGMATFSMEISGYQPMPKSEIARSLA; from the coding sequence ATGATTCCGCTTCGTAGAATTCGCAACATTGGAATTTCCGCTCACATCGACTCTGGCAAAACAACTCTAAGCGAGCGCATTTTGTTCTACACCGGAAAAATCCACAAAATCGAAGAAGTGCGCGGTGGTGGCGACGGTCCGAAAATGGACTACATGGATTTAGAAGAAGAAAAAGGCATTACCATCACCTCTGCAACAACAACTTGCCTGTGGAAAGACCATCAAATTAACCTCATCGATACCCCCGGTCACGTTGACTTCACTATCGAAGTCGAACGAGCCTTGCGCGTCCTCGATGGAGGGATTATGGTTCTGTGTGCCGTTAGTGGCGTGCAGTCCCAATCCTTCACTGTCGATAGACAAATGAAGCGCTATCGCGTTCCGCGCATCGCCTTCATCAACAAAATGGATCGGGTTGGTGCAAACCCCATTAACGTTATCAATGCGCTGAAGGATAAGCTCAATCTCAATCCCCTTCCTCTCCAATATCCCATTGGAGTTGAAGATCGATTTGAAGGGATTATCGATCTAATTGAAATGAAAGCGTACTATTTTGAAGGAAAAAATGGAGAAATTTGGCGACAAAAGCCAATTCCCCAGAACCTTCAAGAACAAGCAGGCATCGAACGGGAGAAACTGCTCGATCGCGTTTCCCTCTTTTCAGATGAAATAATGGCACAAATGCTCGCCGAAAAACCCGTTTCCGAACAACTTCTTTGGGAGGTAATTCGTAGAGCAACCTTAGAATTAACCATTGTTCCCGTCCTGATGGGTTCTGCTTACAAAAACAAAGGCGTACAAAACCTGTTGGATGCAGTCAATCGCTATCTCCCTTCTCCTTTAGATCGAGAAGTGGTGACAGCAACCAATATTGACACCGAGCAAGAGGTTAAAATCGAAGCCAATCCTGGCGCTTCTTTCCTGGGACTTGCCTTCAAACTCACCGATGACGCATTTGGTCAATTAACCTACGTTCGCATCTATGCCGGACGACTGGAAAAAGGTGACAAACTGCTCAATACCCGCACTCAAAAGACCCTGCGCGCAAGCCGTCTGATTCGCCTTCATGCTGACGAACGGCAAGAAATAGCCTTTGCTGAAGCTGGGGATATTATCGCGCTGATGGGGATAGATTGCGCCTCTGGGGACACCCTTTGTTCTCTAGATGCAAACCTTTCTCTTGAGGGAATCTTTCTTCCCGAACCCGTAATTACCCTTGCGATTACGCCGAAATCCCAAGAGGATGCGGCGGGGATGTCCAAAGCGCTGAATCGTTTTGCGAAAGAGGACCCCACTTTGCGCGTTAGCAGCGATCGCGAAGCCAACGAAATTCTCATTTCCGGCATGGGAGAACTGCACTTAGAGATATATCTCGAACGCATGAAACGGGAGTATAACGCAGAGGTGTATGTGGGCAAACCCGCAGTCGCCTATCGGGAAACGATTACCCAGGCTGCATCCTTTGACTTTACCCTCAAAAAACAAACTGGGGGTCCCGGTCAATATGCTCATGTTACGGGTCGTATCGAACCGAGTGAAGAGGTCTTTGTTTTTAAGAATCGGGTTGTTGGGGGAGCAATCCCTAAACCTTTTATTTCTGCTTGCGAGAAAGGATTCCAAGACGCGATCGCGACAGGCGTTATCCAAGGTTATCCCATCGTTAACGTTAAAGTTACGTTAGAAGGAGGCTCGGCGCATCCCATTGATTCTAGCGATCGCGCGTTTCGCTTTGCTGCCAAACAAGGATTCGAGCAAGCTTTTCAAAAAGCCAAACCGATAATGCTCGAACCCATCATGTCCGTTGAGGTGGAAACGCCAACGGAATTTGTGGGACGCATCCAAGGAAACTTACTTTCTCGTCGCGGAATGTTGCTCGGTTCTGAAGTAGTTTCCGACTACACTGCAATTCGTGCAGAGGTTCCATTGGTTGAAATGTTTGGCTATTCTACCGACTTGCGCTCCCAATCTCAGGGAATGGCAACCTTTTCAATGGAAATTTCTGGCTATCAACCGATGCCAAAATCGGAAATCGCGCGATCGTTAGCGTAA